The Theileria orientalis strain Shintoku DNA, chromosome 2, complete genome genome has a window encoding:
- a CDS encoding uncharacterized protein (general substrate transporter family protein), which yields MGHKSRKVSPLLVISATAAALMALAYGTGINALETTREFIVADLGWCSREEHIHSCRLSVGFFRLMGIGTFIGAGVGSVALTFSHKMSRRTAMMISNAAFIVASVITACTVHFAMLFVGRMLMGFAFGFSAVALLFLIEVAHPRWRSWFTFIFPFFVSTGFLVTGLWQLIHGRILVDKTYRVYMRDKVIWRGAQLMPGIFALLSFAVLFAVSSRTPYELVERGMTEEAMALIKKLNEGMHNADLAHEMLEEFERDAEVAKEHPNIFLFEAMYTTGYLKPICIVFILACGHQVVGPAFFSETAPSVFADAMGRSYGTTFLLFCLVLVNFAATLGVAFIIRKVGRRTLMLAGTVISTLFMFFALFMRRLGNNAKWAHALTVVGYFGFTVGYAVGLGGLTFVYLAEVFPTQMRNTGFAFCVFVSWTCARIVLFFIEYVLPVYQTFVHILLFVISVISVFHVFLFVRETKDVPLGTAYHGSGLFAVTLKKV from the exons aTGGGTCATAAATCGCGTAAAGTTAGTCCCCTTTTGGTCATTTCAGCCACTGCAGCCGCTCTTATGGCGCTCGCATATGGAACGGGAATTAACGCGCTGGAAACCACACGCGAATTCATCGTGGCCGACCTCGGCTGGTGCTCACGCGAAGAGCACATTCACTCGTGCAGACTCTCAGTGGGATTCTTCCGCCTAATGGGCATCGGCACCTTTATCGGCGCCGGCGTAGGCTCCGTAGCACTCACATTCTCGCACAAGATGTCGAGGAGGACCGCAATGATGATCTCGAACGCAGCGTTCATAGTCGCCTCAGTCATTACCGCATGCACGGTGCACTTCGCAATGCTCTTCGTAGGACGCATGCTAATGGGCTTCGCGTTCGGCTTCAGCGCAGTGGCCCTGCTCTTCTTGATAGAAGTGGCACACCCGAGGTGGAGGAGCTGGTTCACCTTCATATTCCCCTTCTTCGTGTCCACAGGATTCCTGGTGACGGGGTTATGGCAGCTCATCCACGGACGCATTCTCGTTGACAAGACCTACCGTGTATACATGAGGGACAAGGTAATATGGCGCGGAGCGCAGCTGATGCCAGGCATTTTCGCACTCCTCTCATTCGCTGTCCTGTTCGCTGTCAGCAGCAGGACCCCCTACGAGCTGGTAGAGCGCGGCATGACCGAGGAGGCCATGGCGCTGATCAAGAAGCT CAACGAGGGCATGCACAACGCAGACCTTGCACACGAGATGCTGGAGGAGTTTGAGCGCGACGCCGAGGTAGCCAAGGAGCATCCCAACATTTTCCTATTCGAGGCCATGTACACGACCGGGTACCTGAAGCCGATCTGCATAGTATTCATCCTCGCCTGTGGCCACCAGGTGGTGGGTCCCGCCTTCTTCAGTGAGACTGCACCCAGTGTGTTCGCCGACGCCATGGGGCGCTCCTACGGAACCACCTTCCTCTTATTCTGCCTAGTTCTCGTCAACTTCGCGGCCACACTCGGAGTTGCTTTCATTATCCGGAAGGTCGGCCGCAGGACCCTGATGCTGGCAGGCACCGTTATTAGCACCCTGTTCATGTTCTTCGCGCTCTTCATGAGGCGCCTCGGAAACAACGCAAAGTGGGCCCACGCCCTCACCGTTGTCGGCTACTTCGGGTTCACGGTAGGATACGCAGTAGGGCTCGGCGGCCTCACATTTGTGTACCTGGCAGAGGTGTTCCCCACGCAGATGAGGAACACAGGTTTTGCATTCTGCGTGTTCGTAAGCTGGACGTGCGCCAGGATCGTGCTCTTCTTCATTGAGTACGTACTGCCCGTTTATCAGACGTTCGTCCACATACTGCTCTTTGTAATATCAGTCATCTCAGTCTTCCACGTGTTCCTGTTTGTTAGGGAGACCAAGGATGTGCCTTTGGGAACAGCATACCATGGCTCTGGCCTATTTGCAGTGACCCTAAAAAAGGTTTAG
- a CDS encoding uncharacterized protein (ribosomal protein S14 family protein): MIEDEYGLKIPKFHPDVEKVKSQLVHHGPQIPGELWRSPERPVGYFGKRRLDPGSQFAPARRAIVIRARRRKYMATIYRHVRRTYKRYIKDSRTIGELLYWRYKLDALPKNSAPTKFHNFCPVSGRFRAYYGFFGLGRHPLREFVNLGYVPGVRQANW; this comes from the exons TTGATTGAGGATGAATACGGTCTTAAAATCCCCAAATTCCACCCAGACGTCGAAAAGGTTAAATCGCAACTGGTACATCATGGTCCGCAAATTCCAGGTGAACTGTGGCGAAGTCCCGAGCGCCCTGTGGGCTATTTCGGCAAGCGCAGAC TCGACCCTGGCTCCCAGTTCGCCCCTGCTCGACGCGCAATTGTGATCCGCGCCAGGCGACGCAAGTACATGGCCACCATCTATCGCCACGTGCGGCGAACGTACAAGCGGTACATCAAGGACTCGAGGACCATCGGTGAGCTGCTTTACTGGCGGTACAAGCTTGACGCCTTGCCGAAGAATTCTGCGCCCACCAAGTTCCACAACTTCTGTCCCGTCTCAG GTCGATTCAGGGCCTACTACGGCTTCTTTGGGCTAGGGAGACACCCTTTGAGGGAGTTCGTAAATTTGGGCTACGTTCCAGGGGTCAGACAGGCCAACTGGTAG